A single genomic interval of Dyella sp. GSA-30 harbors:
- a CDS encoding MFS transporter has product MNACLQVDVTPPVEQKPAWGAVFSLSLGVFGLVTAEFLPASLLTPMASTLGVTEGLAGQAVTATAAVAMVTSLLIATITRNIDRRWVLLAFSVLLIVSNVLVAFAPNLPTILIGRVLLGIAIGGFWTMSAATAMRLVPEAMVPRALSIMFSGVSLATIAAAPLGSYLGGIIGWRHVFLWAVVLGALALVWQLVTLPRMAPSGTTRLGTLIEVLKRPGMGRGMIACTLVFTGHFAFFTYLRPFLEGVTGVGVNGLSAILLGFGVANFLGTSLAGLMLERNLRLTLMFMPLLMALIGFGLVVLGRVPVLHAALVSLWGMAFGAVPVAWSTWITRTVPDEAESGGGLIVAAVQLAITMGAAAGGAIFDVSGAKGVFSASAAVLFAAALIIALNFRTRPALATQ; this is encoded by the coding sequence ATGAATGCGTGTCTGCAAGTCGACGTGACCCCGCCGGTAGAGCAGAAACCCGCCTGGGGCGCGGTTTTCTCGCTATCGCTGGGTGTCTTTGGGTTGGTCACGGCGGAATTTCTACCTGCGAGCCTGTTGACGCCGATGGCCTCGACCCTCGGTGTGACCGAGGGCCTGGCAGGCCAGGCGGTGACGGCCACTGCCGCCGTTGCGATGGTGACCAGCCTGTTGATTGCGACGATCACGCGAAACATCGACCGGCGTTGGGTCTTGCTGGCGTTCTCGGTGCTGCTGATCGTGTCGAATGTGTTGGTGGCTTTCGCACCGAACCTCCCGACCATTCTGATCGGCCGCGTATTGCTTGGCATCGCGATCGGCGGGTTCTGGACCATGTCGGCCGCGACAGCGATGCGTCTGGTGCCCGAAGCGATGGTGCCGCGCGCGCTATCGATCATGTTCAGCGGCGTGTCCCTGGCAACCATCGCTGCCGCGCCACTTGGTAGCTATCTGGGCGGCATCATCGGTTGGCGGCATGTGTTTTTGTGGGCGGTAGTGTTGGGTGCGCTGGCGCTGGTCTGGCAGCTTGTGACCCTGCCCAGAATGGCGCCGAGTGGCACTACACGCCTGGGCACGTTGATCGAAGTGCTGAAGCGTCCGGGGATGGGCCGGGGCATGATCGCCTGCACCCTGGTATTTACCGGTCACTTCGCCTTCTTTACGTATCTGCGTCCGTTTCTGGAGGGTGTCACCGGTGTCGGCGTGAACGGTCTTTCGGCGATCCTGCTCGGCTTCGGTGTGGCCAATTTCCTGGGTACCTCGCTCGCGGGTCTGATGCTTGAGCGCAACTTGCGTCTCACCTTGATGTTCATGCCATTGCTGATGGCGCTGATTGGTTTTGGCCTGGTCGTACTCGGACGGGTGCCGGTTCTGCACGCGGCATTGGTATCTCTCTGGGGGATGGCATTCGGCGCGGTACCGGTGGCCTGGTCCACCTGGATTACGCGCACCGTGCCCGACGAAGCGGAAAGCGGCGGTGGCCTGATCGTTGCGGCGGTTCAACTGGCGATCACGATGGGCGCGGCTGCCGGTGGCGCGATCTTCGACGTGAGCGGTGCCAAGGGCGTGTTCAGTGCAAGTGCGGCGGTGCTTTTTGCGGCTGCCTTGATCATTGCGCTGAATTTCCGCACGCGACCAGCGCTGGCGACGCAGTAA